The Primulina tabacum isolate GXHZ01 chromosome 16, ASM2559414v2, whole genome shotgun sequence genome window below encodes:
- the LOC142529831 gene encoding phosphoserine phosphatase, chloroplastic-like, with translation MDNLICGRIKLYPVCSFSNGKQKSTLFSALSPTFTRGVFIRRSTSLARGWDSFTCTWSMRSSNSFSSFAASVQPLEASTVEHFENTLPSDEILEVWRNANVVCFDVDSTVCLDEGIDELAEFCGAGKAVADWTARAMSGSVPFEQALAARLSLFNPSLSQVQDYLEKRPPKFSPGIDELVRKLKDKNKDVYLVSGGFRQMINPVASILSIPLENIYANRLLFGSSGEFLGFDANEPTSRSGGKATAVEQIRKAHQYSSLVMIGDGATDLEARKPGGADLFICFGGVQLREAVAAKADWLVFSFKDLINSLD, from the exons ATGGACAACTTGATCTGTGGTCGGATAAAATTGTACCCAGTTTGCTCTTTTAGTAACGGGAAACAAAAATCTACACTTTTTTCCGCATTAAGTCCAACTTTTACAAGGGGAGTTTTCATTCGTCGAAGCACTTCACTCGCTAGGGGATGGGATTCATTCACTTGCACCTGGTCAATGAGAAGTTCCAACTCCTTTAGCTCATTTGCTGCTTCTGTTCAACCACTGGAGGCCTCAACAGTGGAGCATTTTGAGAACACATTACCCTCCGATG AGATCCTTGAGGTATGGAGAAATGCAAATGTTGTATGCTTTGATGTGGATAGCACTGTGTGCTTGGATGAGGGTATTGATGAGCTGGCAGAGTTCTGTGGAGCTGGAAAGGCTGTTGCTGATTGGACTGCCAG GGCAATGAGTGGCTCCGTTCCTTTTGAGCAGGCATTAGCTGCCAGATTGTCTCTTTTCAATCCATCACTATCTCAGGTTCAAGATTACCTTGAGAAGAGGCCTCCAAA ATTCTCTCCTGGAATTGATGAATTGGTGAGGAAGCTGAAGGACAAAAATAAAGATGTTTATCTGGTCTCTGGTGGTTTTCGACAAATGATAAAT ccCGTTGCATCAATCCTCAGTATACCCCTTGAAAACATATATGCCAATCGACTACTGTTTGGAAGCTCTGGTGAGTTTTTAGGATTTGATGCTAATGAGCCAACTTCAAGGAGTGGAGGGAAAGCCACTGCTGTTGAACAAATTAGAAAG GCTCACCAATACTCGTCATTAGTCATGATTGGAGATGGTGCAACCGATCTAGAG GCTCGAAAACCAGGAGGTGCTGACTTGTTTATATGCTTTGGGGGAGTTCAGCTTCGAGAGGCTGTTGCGGCCAAGGCTGACTGGCTGGTGTTCAGTTTCAAAGACTTGATTAACTCATTGGACTAG
- the LOC142529568 gene encoding uncharacterized protein LOC142529568, with the protein MAFLRKAGNMMGRTLSLHISQEITSSRPSIFQAVRCMSTSKLFIGGLSYGTDDMSLAEAFSKYGDVAEARVIVDRDTGRSRGFGFVTYASVDDASAAIQALDQQELHGRRIRVDYANDRARGSGGGGYQGGGYGGGYGGGNYGSGGGYNNNDGYGGNYGGGNYGRVGGGYGDGDGAGVDKYDGRNMSYGGDGQNFGVAGGTGGDNDSGSHFTSSGQEGFGDTFGTKQSNQFGVGDEGFGQDDPLEGNYRDDDDTPGNYADRRG; encoded by the exons ATGGCTTTCTTGAGAAAAGCTGGGAATATGATGGGGAGAACTCTGAGTTTGCATATCAGTCAGGAAATTACTTCTTCCAGACCATCCATCTTTCAAGCTGTAAGATGCATGTCAACTTCAAAGCTCTTTATTGGAG GACTCTCATACGGCACTGATGACATGAGTCTGGCAGAGGCGTTCAGTAAGTATGGAGATGTTGCTGAAG CTAGAGTAATTGTGGATCGTGATACTGGTAGGTCAAGAGGATTTGGCTTTGTTACTTACGCTTCCGTTGATGATGCATCTGCTGCTATCCAAGCCCTGGACCAACAG GAACTTCATGGTCGTAGGATAAGGGTGGATTATGCAAATGACAGGGCACGTGGTTCTGGTGGTGGGGGTTACCAAGGTGGTGGTTACGGTGGTGGTTATGGAGGTGGGAATTATGGTTCTGGTGGGGGTTATAATAACAATGATGGTTATGGGGGGAATTATGGTGGTGGAAATTATGGACGTGTGGGGGGCGGTTATGGTGATGGCGATGGGGCAGGGGTCGACAAGTACGATGGTAGGAATATGAGCTATGGCGGTGATGGTCAGAACTTTGGTGTTGCTGGAGGCACTGGGGGCGATAATGATTCTGGTAGCCATTTTACCAGCTCTGGACAGGAAGGTTTTGGTGACACTTTCGGTACTAAACAAAGCAATCAATTTGGAGTTGGTGATGAAGGTTTCGGCCAAGATGACCCATTGGAAGGAAACTACAGAGACGATGATGACACTCCTGGAAATTATGCTGATCGAAGGGGCTGA